The Candidatus Hydrogenedentota bacterium genome contains the following window.
GGGGTTTGAGACGGGGTTCTTCTCCAGCAACCAGATACGCGTGCGGTATCTCGCCGAGAACGAGGGGCAGGAACGCGCCCGCCGCATGATGGCGCACTACGAGCGGCCCGGGCGCCTCATCTCCACCCTGCTGGTCGGCAACAACCTCGTGCTGGTGCTGGCGACGCTCCTGCTCACCGCCGTCCTCGGGGAGACCGGGGCCACCCTGGTGGCCACGCCGCTGTTCATCCTCTTCGGCGAGGTGCTCCCCAAGAGCGTCTTCCGCACGCACCCCACGCGGCTCTCCCTCGCCCTCATGCCGGCCATGCGCTTCTTCGAGCTGGTGCTGCTGCCCGCGGCCCTGCCCGTCGCCTGGTGCTCCGACCGGCTCATGCGGCTGGTCGCCGGGGGCGGCGGCGGCGCGCTCAAGCCCTTCGCCACGGTGGACGAGATGCGCAGCCTGGTGGACGAGGGGATGGACGCGGGTTCCATCGAGCCGGAGGAGCAGGAGATGATCCACTCGGTCATGGACCTGCAGACCCGGCACGCGAAGGACGTCATGGTGCCGCGCATTGACGTGACGGCGGTGCCCGAGACGGTCACCCGGCACGCGCTGCTGGCGGTCCTCACCGCGAGCGGCAAGACGCGCATCCCCGTGTATGCGGGCTCCATGGACAAGATCGTGGGTGTGGCCAACGCCTTCGACCTGCTCACCGACCGGACCCCCGACCGGGAGGACATCGCCCGGTTCCTGCGCCCCGTAATGCACGTCCCCGACACCATGAAGCTCGACGACCTCCTCCAGGCGATGCGCCACGCGCGCCAGCCCCTCGCGGTGGTCATTGACGAGTTCGGCGGCACCGACGGCATCGTCTGCATCGAGGACATCCTGGAGGAGATCTTCGGCGAGATCCACGACGAGCACGACGTGCTGTCCCCCCAGTTCCGCAGGATCGGCCCCGCCGCCTACGTCATAGACGGCCGCATGGACCTGGAGGAGTGCGCCGAGGCCCTCCAGACGGAGCTGGACGACGGCGAGGTGAAGACCGTCGGCGGCTGGGTGACCCATGTCGCCGGGCGCATCCCCGCGCGCGGCGAGGTCATCCGCCACGGCGCGTTCGAGATCACCGTGCTGGAGGGCACCCCCTCCCGCGTGTCCAGCATCCGGCTCGAGGTGAAGGCCCCCCCCGCACCCCCCGAAAGTCCCCCGCGCCCGGCGGGCGGCCCTTCTCCCGGCTGAGGGGGGGGGATAATTGGAGAAAAAATTCTCTATTGTGATATACTCTCCCCCGTCGGCCCGGAAGCCGCGCTGAGCCGCGCGGAACGGAGCCCCGGAACGCCCCCGGCGGGGGCGTCATGCAGGACGAAAACACCATGAAACACCTTGGCATGAAGTGCATCCTCCTTCTGTTCCTGGCGGCCGCGGCCGCCCTGTGCGCCGCCGCCGCGCCGGCGGATGGGGCCCCGTCCGCACCCGCCGCCCCGGCGGCGGCCCCCGACGCGCCCGCACACAAGAGCGCGGCGGACGAGCTGCTGGGCAACCCGAT
Protein-coding sequences here:
- a CDS encoding HlyC/CorC family transporter; this translates as MTGAAVLVILAALVLLSALFSGFETGFFSSNQIRVRYLAENEGQERARRMMAHYERPGRLISTLLVGNNLVLVLATLLLTAVLGETGATLVATPLFILFGEVLPKSVFRTHPTRLSLALMPAMRFFELVLLPAALPVAWCSDRLMRLVAGGGGGALKPFATVDEMRSLVDEGMDAGSIEPEEQEMIHSVMDLQTRHAKDVMVPRIDVTAVPETVTRHALLAVLTASGKTRIPVYAGSMDKIVGVANAFDLLTDRTPDREDIARFLRPVMHVPDTMKLDDLLQAMRHARQPLAVVIDEFGGTDGIVCIEDILEEIFGEIHDEHDVLSPQFRRIGPAAYVIDGRMDLEECAEALQTELDDGEVKTVGGWVTHVAGRIPARGEVIRHGAFEITVLEGTPSRVSSIRLEVKAPPAPPESPPRPAGGPSPG